One Parageobacillus sp. KH3-4 genomic region harbors:
- a CDS encoding MBL fold metallo-hydrolase, producing the protein MGMKFSVLASGSTGNAFYIETDQHRLLVDAGLSGKQLEQLFGQIDRDLRQLTAILVTHEHSDHIKGLGVIARKYQLPIYANEKTWKAMEGLIGDIPTEQKFIFPLGKVRSFGDLEVESFGVSHDAAEPMFFVFHHEGKKLALITDTGYVSDRMKGIIKNADVFIFESNHDVEMLRMGRYPWNVKRRILSDVGHVSNEEAGLALADVIGDRTKRIYLAHLSQDNNIKELARMTVAQTLANRGLAVGDQFDLYDTDPKIATKLVYV; encoded by the coding sequence ATGGGGATGAAGTTTAGTGTTTTAGCAAGTGGTAGTACGGGAAACGCTTTTTATATAGAAACGGACCAACATCGGCTGCTTGTCGATGCGGGATTGAGCGGAAAGCAATTAGAGCAATTATTCGGGCAAATTGATCGCGATTTGCGCCAATTGACGGCCATTTTAGTAACGCATGAACATAGCGATCATATTAAAGGATTAGGGGTCATTGCCCGGAAATATCAACTGCCTATTTACGCGAATGAAAAAACATGGAAGGCGATGGAAGGGCTAATTGGCGATATTCCCACCGAACAAAAGTTTATTTTTCCGTTAGGCAAAGTGCGTTCTTTTGGCGATCTCGAGGTAGAATCGTTCGGTGTCTCACACGATGCGGCAGAGCCGATGTTTTTTGTCTTTCATCACGAAGGAAAGAAGCTCGCGCTCATTACCGATACAGGCTATGTGAGCGATCGGATGAAAGGAATTATTAAAAATGCGGATGTATTTATTTTTGAAAGCAACCATGATGTGGAAATGCTGCGGATGGGAAGGTATCCATGGAACGTCAAGCGCCGCATTTTAAGCGATGTTGGCCATGTTTCTAATGAAGAGGCGGGGCTTGCGTTAGCCGATGTGATTGGCGACCGCACGAAACGAATTTATTTGGCTCATTTAAGTCAAGACAATAATATAAAGGAACTGGCTCGAATGACTGTCGCGCAAACGTTGGCGAACAGGGGGTTGGCGGTCGGAGACCAGTTTGATTTATATGATACCGACCCGAAAATAGCAACGAAGCTTGTGTATGTATGA
- the yycI gene encoding two-component system regulatory protein YycI, whose translation MDWSKTKTIFIITFLILDCFLGYQFMEKRNSSQLDVILETTIEEQLEANGITYVELPKEITKATYVSGESKKFTDEEIKKLSGQKVTVNDKTVLKGTFIHPISLNFKDPYRLQEFLQRHIIDGKKYTFWSFDEKSNTVVCYQTYGGKVIYNNESSKLLIHLNEKSEAVSYEQTMLDDLQKYERKQDIVPAIKAIETLYKKGYLQPGDSVTSVELGYYGLVQFTASQVLTPTWHIVINGKEDYFVNAFEGQVINDEGKILE comes from the coding sequence ATGGATTGGAGTAAAACAAAAACGATTTTTATTATTACGTTCCTTATCCTCGACTGTTTTTTAGGATATCAGTTTATGGAAAAGCGAAATAGCAGCCAACTCGATGTTATTTTGGAAACGACGATCGAAGAACAATTAGAGGCAAACGGCATCACTTATGTAGAGCTGCCAAAAGAAATAACGAAAGCCACCTATGTCAGCGGAGAAAGCAAAAAGTTTACCGACGAAGAAATAAAAAAATTATCCGGACAAAAAGTAACGGTAAACGATAAAACCGTTTTGAAAGGAACGTTTATTCATCCGATATCGCTAAATTTTAAAGATCCGTATCGGCTTCAAGAATTTTTGCAGCGGCATATTATTGACGGAAAAAAATACACATTTTGGTCGTTCGACGAAAAGTCAAATACGGTCGTTTGCTATCAAACGTACGGCGGAAAAGTCATTTACAACAATGAAAGCAGCAAGCTGTTGATACATTTAAATGAAAAAAGTGAAGCGGTATCATACGAACAAACGATGTTAGACGATTTACAGAAATATGAAAGAAAACAAGACATCGTTCCAGCGATTAAGGCGATTGAAACATTATACAAAAAAGGGTATTTACAGCCCGGGGACAGCGTCACATCAGTGGAACTGGGATATTACGGCCTTGTTCAGTTCACCGCTTCCCAAGTATTGACGCCAACGTGGCATATCGTCATTAATGGAAAAGAAGACTATTTTGTTAATGCGTTTGAAGGGCAAGTCATTAATGATGAAGGGAAAATTTTGGAGTGA
- the yycH gene encoding two-component system activity regulator YycH — protein sequence MYEAVKTVVLTLLVLVSIVLTFGLWTYHPKYDILQNDEYIRHVSVSNTQVDTAMIVQPSQLLFHKNSAHYGIVDEEEVNQILKEIKKWSIDDFENISDTIPRGKFLSFLHEKERLELVYPDSIPIDVYRSIFQIEDKGVKDISFDRIIIPLGSKDELPVYFIFTEKQKVYKAIATDVSLSEINKLSRELEKYPRYFPYVINETKQIFLPEKRVTMSRLQYYTDELDPDKFKEALFSDPSFVKKDLITFGEEYTDGSRLMDVDFLQRLLLYVNPAARTANRNEDQEDDNLIQKSIDFVNEHGGWTDMYHFSKWNEEERKVVFRLMVNNHPVFNEYGMSEIVQTWGSSDLVKYQRPLFRLEIADRVNVPRTLLSGHEVIKKLEKMKGMKKELIKDIAVGYELIKDPEREKMIILEPAWFYLYDQTWKKVPLDKQEAEKRGGNVNGLE from the coding sequence ATGTATGAAGCGGTGAAAACAGTCGTGTTGACATTGTTGGTCTTAGTGAGCATTGTTTTAACGTTTGGGTTATGGACATACCATCCAAAATACGACATTTTGCAAAATGACGAGTATATCCGGCACGTTTCCGTCAGCAACACGCAAGTAGATACGGCGATGATTGTTCAACCTTCGCAGCTGTTGTTTCATAAAAACAGTGCGCATTATGGAATTGTGGATGAGGAGGAAGTAAACCAAATTTTAAAAGAAATAAAAAAATGGAGCATTGATGATTTCGAAAATATTTCCGATACGATCCCGAGAGGAAAATTTTTATCGTTTTTGCACGAAAAAGAGAGACTAGAGCTTGTCTATCCAGACAGCATTCCAATTGACGTTTATCGTTCTATTTTTCAAATTGAAGATAAAGGGGTAAAGGATATTAGTTTTGACCGTATTATTATTCCGTTAGGGAGCAAGGACGAACTTCCCGTTTATTTTATTTTTACGGAAAAACAAAAAGTATATAAAGCGATTGCCACTGATGTATCGCTTTCCGAAATTAACAAATTGAGCAGGGAGTTGGAAAAATATCCGCGTTATTTTCCTTATGTTATTAATGAAACAAAGCAAATTTTTTTGCCGGAAAAAAGGGTTACGATGAGCCGGCTGCAATATTATACGGACGAGCTTGATCCAGATAAATTTAAAGAGGCATTGTTTAGCGATCCTAGTTTTGTGAAAAAAGATTTGATTACATTTGGCGAGGAATATACGGATGGATCGCGATTGATGGACGTCGATTTTTTACAGCGGCTATTGTTATATGTGAACCCGGCGGCGCGAACGGCGAACCGCAACGAGGATCAAGAAGACGATAATTTAATTCAAAAGAGCATCGACTTTGTCAATGAACATGGTGGCTGGACCGATATGTACCACTTTTCTAAGTGGAATGAGGAAGAGCGGAAAGTCGTGTTTCGTCTGATGGTGAACAATCACCCCGTGTTTAATGAATATGGTATGTCTGAAATAGTACAAACATGGGGAAGCAGCGATCTTGTGAAATATCAGCGCCCTTTATTTCGCTTGGAAATTGCTGACCGTGTGAATGTGCCAAGAACGTTATTGTCCGGCCATGAAGTGATTAAAAAATTGGAAAAAATGAAGGGGATGAAAAAAGAGTTAATAAAAGATATTGCGGTGGGGTATGAACTGATAAAAGATCCAGAACGGGAAAAAATGATTATTTTAGAGCCAGCATGGTTTTACTTGTATGATCAAACGTGGAAAAAGGTGCCGCTAGACAAGCAGGAGGCGGAGAAAAGAGGAGGGAACGTAAATGGATTGGAGTAA
- the walK gene encoding cell wall metabolism sensor histidine kinase WalK, with the protein MKKVGPFRSIHFKFVAIYVLLILVAMQIIGVYFVRKLETELVQNFKNSLNERVTLLAYNVEQAMNQERDSKSPTLEEDIRSLLHDFVSQDISEVRVIDNKSKVLATSNPYMQNIVGKRTTEIYVKRSLVTGEIVDQMLLDPKTGHRMYISSTPIKSSGEIKGVIYVIASMENVFSQMKQINTILATGTGIALVITAILGILLSRTITRPISDMRRQALAMTKGDFSRKVKIYGYDEIGQLAMTFNNLTKKLQEAQATTEGERRKLESVLTHMTDGVIATDRRGRIILINDAALNILNVSRETVLSSSIIDVLGIGDQYTFETLLEERDSLILDFSTDEELYILRASLSVIQKETGFINGLIVVLHDITEQEKIDRERREFVANVSHELRTPLTTMKSYLEALAEGAWQDKAIAPRFIEVVQTETERMIRLVNDLLQLSKLDSKDYKLNKSWVNFSEYFHKVIDRFELTKSENITFVRKIPKEAIFIEIDEDKITQVLDNIISNAIKYSPQGGKITFRVRELADEIIVSVSDEGVGIPKADLAKVFERFYRVDKARSRKLGGTGLGLAIAKEVVVAHGGTIWAESKEHKGTTIFFTLPLERDQKDEWYDV; encoded by the coding sequence ATGAAAAAAGTAGGTCCATTTCGTTCGATTCACTTCAAATTTGTCGCTATATACGTTTTGCTTATTCTCGTGGCAATGCAAATCATCGGCGTCTATTTTGTGAGAAAGCTGGAAACAGAGTTAGTGCAAAATTTTAAAAACTCGCTGAATGAACGGGTGACGTTGTTAGCGTATAACGTGGAACAAGCGATGAATCAAGAAAGGGATTCGAAAAGTCCGACGTTGGAAGAAGATATCCGCTCCCTCCTTCATGATTTTGTTTCCCAAGACATTTCCGAAGTCCGCGTCATCGATAATAAAAGCAAAGTATTGGCTACCTCCAACCCTTACATGCAAAACATTGTCGGGAAGCGAACGACTGAAATATATGTGAAGCGGTCGCTTGTGACCGGAGAAATTGTCGATCAAATGCTCCTTGATCCGAAAACAGGGCACCGTATGTATATTTCTTCCACGCCGATTAAGTCGAGCGGGGAAATAAAGGGAGTTATTTACGTCATCGCTTCGATGGAAAACGTGTTCTCACAAATGAAACAAATTAATACGATTTTAGCGACGGGAACAGGGATTGCCCTCGTTATTACAGCGATATTAGGGATTCTTTTGTCACGTACGATTACTCGTCCGATTTCAGACATGCGAAGACAAGCATTGGCGATGACAAAAGGAGATTTTTCCCGCAAAGTAAAGATTTATGGCTATGATGAAATTGGGCAATTGGCGATGACGTTTAACAATTTAACGAAAAAGCTGCAAGAAGCCCAAGCGACGACAGAAGGGGAACGGCGTAAGCTTGAATCCGTGTTAACGCATATGACGGACGGAGTGATTGCCACGGACCGCCGCGGCAGAATCATACTGATTAACGATGCCGCCTTGAACATTTTGAATGTTTCACGTGAAACAGTGCTGTCGAGTTCGATTATCGATGTGCTTGGAATCGGTGATCAATATACATTTGAAACGTTATTGGAGGAGCGGGATTCGCTCATTTTAGATTTTAGCACGGATGAGGAGCTATATATTTTGCGTGCATCGCTTTCCGTGATTCAAAAAGAAACGGGATTTATTAACGGATTGATTGTCGTATTGCATGATATTACGGAGCAAGAAAAAATCGACCGCGAACGGAGAGAATTTGTTGCGAATGTTTCACATGAGCTTCGCACTCCGTTAACGACAATGAAAAGTTATTTGGAAGCACTCGCGGAAGGGGCTTGGCAAGATAAAGCAATCGCTCCACGATTTATCGAAGTAGTGCAAACAGAAACAGAACGAATGATTCGCTTAGTCAATGACTTATTACAGCTTTCTAAACTGGACAGTAAAGATTACAAGCTAAATAAATCATGGGTAAATTTTTCGGAGTACTTTCATAAAGTAATTGATCGTTTTGAGTTGACAAAAAGCGAAAATATTACATTTGTGCGCAAAATCCCAAAAGAAGCGATCTTTATTGAAATCGATGAAGATAAAATTACGCAAGTATTAGATAATATTATTTCCAACGCCATCAAATATTCTCCACAAGGCGGAAAAATTACGTTTCGTGTTAGGGAGCTTGCTGATGAAATTATTGTCAGCGTCAGCGATGAAGGAGTGGGGATTCCTAAGGCGGATCTCGCAAAAGTGTTTGAACGGTTTTATCGTGTTGATAAAGCAAGATCACGCAAACTCGGCGGCACAGGGCTAGGGTTGGCAATTGCGAAAGAAGTGGTGGTCGCTCATGGGGGAACGATTTGGGCGGAAAGTAAAGAGCATAAAGGAACGACGATTTTCTTTACTTTACCGTTGGAACGAGATCAAAAGGATGAATGGTACGATGTATGA
- the yycF gene encoding response regulator YycF: MEKRILVVDDEKPIADILQFNLQKEGYEVICAYDGEEALQKVEEVMPDLILLDIMLPQKDGMEVCREVRKKYDMPIIMLTAKDSEIDKVLGLELGADDYVTKPFSTRELLARVRANLRRHSQTVAQEETNDTNEIIIGSLVIRPDAYIVSKRGETIELTHREFELLHYLAKHIGQVMTREHLLQTVWGYDYYGDVRTVDVTVRRLREKIEDNPSHPSWIVTRRGVGYYLRNPEQE, translated from the coding sequence ATGGAAAAACGAATTCTTGTTGTTGACGACGAAAAGCCAATTGCAGATATTTTGCAATTTAATTTACAAAAAGAAGGATATGAAGTGATTTGCGCTTATGATGGGGAAGAAGCGTTGCAAAAAGTGGAGGAAGTAATGCCGGATCTTATTTTGCTTGATATTATGCTTCCGCAAAAAGATGGAATGGAAGTTTGCCGCGAAGTCCGGAAAAAATACGATATGCCGATTATTATGTTAACAGCGAAAGATTCCGAGATTGACAAAGTGCTCGGTTTAGAATTAGGAGCAGACGACTATGTCACAAAGCCGTTCAGCACAAGAGAACTGCTGGCGCGGGTGAGAGCGAATTTGCGCCGCCATTCGCAAACCGTTGCCCAAGAAGAAACGAACGATACGAATGAAATTATCATTGGTTCTCTTGTCATTCGTCCTGATGCATACATCGTTTCAAAGCGCGGAGAAACGATTGAATTGACGCATCGCGAGTTTGAATTGCTTCATTATTTGGCGAAGCATATCGGACAAGTGATGACAAGGGAGCACCTGTTGCAAACGGTATGGGGATACGATTATTATGGCGACGTTCGCACTGTGGATGTGACGGTGCGCCGGCTTCGCGAAAAAATTGAAGATAATCCATCGCATCCGTCATGGATCGTCACACGGCGGGGAGTCGGATATTATTTGCGCAACCCAGAACAGGAGTAA
- a CDS encoding adenylosuccinate synthase, translated as MSSVVVVGTQWGDEGKGKITDFLSENAEVIARYQGGNNAGHTIVFNGEKYKLHLIPSGIFYKDKICVIGNGMVIDPKALVAELKHLHDRGVSTDNLRISNRAHVILPYHLKLDELEEERKGENKIGTTKKGIGPAYMDKAARVGIRIVDLLDREVFEEKLARNLQEKNILFEKVYGVEGLKLEDILDEYYEYGQQIAKYVCDTSVVLNNALDEGRRVLFEGAQGVMLDIDQGTYPFVTSSNPVAGGVTIGSGVGPTKIKHVVGVAKAYTTRVGDGPFPTELHDEIGDRIREVGREYGTTTGRPRRVGWFDSVVVRHARRVSGITDLSLNSIDVLTGIETLKICVAYRYKGKVIEEFPASLKVLAECEPIYEELPGWSEDITGVKSLDELPANARHYVERISQLTGIPLSIFSVGPDRSQTNVVRSVYA; from the coding sequence ATGTCGTCAGTCGTCGTTGTCGGGACGCAATGGGGCGATGAAGGAAAAGGAAAAATTACCGACTTTCTGTCAGAAAACGCGGAAGTGATTGCGAGATATCAAGGGGGAAACAACGCGGGGCATACGATCGTTTTTAACGGGGAGAAATACAAGTTACATTTAATTCCATCGGGAATTTTTTATAAAGATAAAATTTGTGTCATCGGAAACGGAATGGTAATCGACCCAAAAGCGTTAGTGGCGGAGTTGAAACATTTGCATGACCGCGGCGTTTCAACTGATAATTTACGCATCAGCAATCGCGCGCACGTCATTTTACCTTATCATTTGAAATTGGATGAATTAGAGGAAGAACGTAAAGGGGAGAACAAAATCGGCACGACAAAAAAAGGCATTGGGCCTGCGTATATGGATAAAGCGGCGCGCGTCGGCATCCGTATTGTTGATTTGTTAGATCGCGAAGTGTTTGAAGAAAAATTGGCGCGTAATTTGCAGGAAAAAAATATCCTTTTTGAAAAAGTGTACGGTGTTGAAGGGTTGAAACTGGAAGATATTTTGGATGAATACTACGAATATGGACAGCAAATTGCCAAATATGTTTGCGATACGTCCGTTGTGTTAAATAATGCACTTGATGAAGGGCGCCGTGTTCTTTTTGAAGGCGCGCAAGGCGTTATGCTCGATATTGACCAAGGAACGTATCCGTTTGTTACTTCATCGAATCCAGTCGCCGGCGGTGTGACGATCGGTTCTGGCGTTGGGCCAACGAAAATTAAACATGTCGTCGGGGTTGCGAAAGCGTACACGACTCGCGTTGGCGACGGCCCGTTTCCAACCGAATTGCATGATGAAATCGGTGACCGCATCCGTGAAGTCGGCCGAGAATATGGAACAACGACGGGACGTCCGCGCCGCGTCGGTTGGTTCGACAGCGTCGTTGTTCGCCATGCTCGCCGGGTTAGCGGCATCACGGATTTATCGCTAAATTCAATCGATGTCCTTACCGGCATTGAAACATTAAAAATTTGCGTCGCTTATCGTTATAAAGGGAAAGTGATCGAAGAATTTCCAGCAAGTTTAAAAGTGTTGGCGGAATGTGAGCCGATTTACGAGGAGCTGCCAGGATGGTCAGAAGATATTACCGGCGTTAAAAGCTTGGATGAACTGCCGGCAAATGCCCGCCATTATGTGGAACGCATTTCGCAATTAACGGGCATTCCATTATCGATTTTCTCTGTCGGTCCAGATCGTTCGCAAACAAACGTCGTTCGCAGCGTATATGCGTAA
- the dnaB gene encoding replicative DNA helicase, producing the protein MNDLFSERIPPQSIEAEQAVLGAVFLDPSALTLASEILIPEDFYRASHQKIFHAMLRVADKGEPVDLVTVTAELADTQQLEEVGGVSYLSELADAVPTAANVEYYARIVEEKSILRRLIRTATSIAQDGYTREDEVDILLDEAERKIMEISQRKHAGTFQNIKDVLVQTYDNIEMLHNRKGEVTGIPTGFTELDRMTAGFQRSDFIIVAARPSVGKTAFALNIAQNVATKTNENVAIFSLEMSAQQLVMRMLCAEGNINAQNLRTGRLTPEDWGKLTMAMGSLSNAGIYIDDTPSIRVSDIRAKCRRLKQERGLGMIVIDYLQLIQGSGRNRENRQQEVSEISRSLKALARELEVPVIALSQLSRSVEQRQDKRPMMSDIRESGSIEQDADIVAFLYRDDYYNKDSENKNIIEIIIAKQRNGPVGTVQLAFIKEYNKFVNLERRFDDAQIPPGA; encoded by the coding sequence ATGAACGATCTATTTTCGGAACGAATTCCTCCGCAGAGCATCGAGGCGGAACAGGCTGTGCTAGGAGCTGTATTTCTTGATCCTTCCGCCTTGACGTTGGCTTCGGAAATTTTGATTCCGGAAGATTTTTATCGCGCTTCCCATCAAAAAATTTTTCACGCGATGCTTCGCGTTGCTGATAAAGGAGAGCCGGTCGATCTAGTAACAGTGACAGCGGAGCTTGCTGATACGCAGCAATTGGAGGAAGTTGGCGGTGTATCATATTTAAGCGAATTGGCCGATGCGGTGCCGACGGCGGCAAACGTCGAGTATTACGCGCGCATCGTCGAAGAAAAATCGATTTTACGCCGTTTGATTCGCACCGCAACCTCCATCGCCCAAGACGGATATACGAGGGAAGATGAAGTAGACATTTTGCTAGATGAAGCTGAAAGAAAAATTATGGAAATTTCGCAGCGGAAGCATGCCGGCACGTTTCAAAATATTAAGGATGTGCTTGTGCAGACATATGATAATATTGAAATGCTTCATAATCGAAAGGGAGAAGTGACGGGGATTCCGACGGGGTTTACCGAACTTGACCGCATGACAGCAGGGTTTCAGCGCAGCGATTTTATTATTGTCGCCGCGCGCCCTTCCGTAGGGAAAACGGCGTTTGCGTTAAACATCGCGCAAAACGTCGCAACAAAAACGAACGAAAACGTCGCGATTTTTAGTTTGGAAATGAGCGCACAGCAGCTCGTGATGCGAATGTTGTGCGCGGAAGGAAACATTAACGCGCAAAATTTGCGGACAGGGCGACTGACGCCGGAAGACTGGGGAAAGCTGACGATGGCGATGGGAAGCTTATCGAACGCCGGCATTTATATTGACGACACGCCGAGCATCCGCGTCAGCGATATTCGCGCCAAATGCCGCCGTTTAAAGCAGGAAAGAGGTCTTGGCATGATCGTCATCGACTATTTGCAGCTCATTCAAGGAAGCGGCAGAAACAGAGAAAATCGCCAACAAGAGGTTTCGGAAATTTCCCGTTCTTTAAAAGCGTTGGCCCGTGAATTAGAAGTGCCGGTGATCGCTTTATCCCAGCTTTCTCGCAGTGTCGAGCAGCGCCAAGATAAACGGCCAATGATGTCCGACATCCGCGAATCGGGAAGCATCGAGCAAGATGCCGATATTGTTGCGTTTTTATACCGTGACGACTATTACAATAAAGATTCAGAGAACAAAAATATTATTGAAATTATTATTGCAAAACAGCGGAACGGTCCGGTTGGGACAGTGCAGCTTGCGTTTATTAAAGAATATAATAAGTTTGTCAATTTGGAACGCCGCTTTGATGATGCACAAATTCCGCCGGGAGCGTAG
- the rplI gene encoding 50S ribosomal protein L9 produces the protein MKVIFLKDVKGKGKKGEIKNVADGYANNFLFKQGLAIEATPANIKALEAQKRREQRQAEEELAKAKELKEKLEQITVQLTAKAGEGGRLFGSITSKQIAEALQTQHQIKIDKRKIELEDAIRSLGFTNVPVKLHPEVTATLKVHVAEK, from the coding sequence ATGAAAGTGATTTTTCTTAAAGATGTAAAAGGAAAAGGAAAAAAAGGGGAAATTAAAAACGTTGCCGACGGATATGCGAACAATTTCCTTTTTAAACAAGGGCTCGCGATTGAAGCAACGCCGGCAAACATAAAAGCATTGGAAGCGCAAAAACGGAGAGAACAGCGGCAAGCGGAAGAAGAACTTGCCAAAGCAAAAGAGTTAAAAGAAAAGCTAGAACAAATAACGGTGCAATTGACGGCGAAAGCCGGGGAAGGCGGTCGTTTATTCGGATCGATTACAAGCAAACAAATCGCGGAAGCTCTGCAAACGCAACATCAAATTAAAATCGACAAACGGAAAATCGAGCTAGAAGATGCGATTCGTTCATTAGGCTTTACGAATGTGCCTGTGAAACTTCATCCGGAAGTGACGGCAACGTTAAAAGTGCATGTGGCCGAAAAGTAA
- a CDS encoding DHH family phosphoesterase, with the protein MSYFYERKAHRYPLYAFIVLSAVFAAFLLYFQWVLGIVSFLLLGFVLYYVIKSQRSLYAELEQYISNLSYRIKKVGEEALMGMPIGIMLINDEYEVEWANQFLASCFGEQTLVGRSLYDLADSLIPLIKQEQTNEEIISIRERYFKVIVRREERLLYFFDVTEQVELQKQYEAERLVLAVIFLDNYDEITQGMDDQAKSQMNSHVTSILNQWAHDYGIFLKRTSSDRFIAVLNEHILKQLEKSKFSILDEVREQTMKYNVQLTLSIGIGAGVSSLPELGTLAQSSLDLALGRGGDQVAIKQGNGKVKFYGGKTNPMEKRTRVRARVISHALRELIAESDKVLIMGHKYPDMDALGAAIGILKVVQLNQKEGFIVIDTERTDSGAQRLIEELKKHSELWSRFIKPEQGLELVTDDTLLIIVDTHRPSLVIEEKLLYRTDHIVVIDHHRRGEEFVKDPILVYMEPYASSTSELVTELLEYQPKRMKLAMLEATALLAGIVVDTKSFTFRTGSRTFDAASYLRAQGADTILVQKLLKESIANYVKRAKIIENASIDAKGIAIAKGDPNETYDQVLIAQTADTLLTLSGVVASFVISKRADQTIGISARSLGDINVQVIMESLGGGGHLTNAAAQLSDVTIEEAEQRLQAAINDYLEGGKES; encoded by the coding sequence ATGTCTTATTTTTATGAAAGGAAAGCGCACCGCTATCCCTTATACGCTTTTATTGTCTTGTCGGCTGTTTTTGCGGCATTTTTGCTTTATTTTCAATGGGTTTTAGGGATAGTTAGCTTTTTGCTCCTCGGTTTTGTGCTTTATTACGTTATAAAGTCACAGCGGTCGTTATACGCAGAACTTGAACAATACATTTCTAACTTGTCATACCGAATTAAAAAAGTCGGCGAAGAAGCATTGATGGGGATGCCCATTGGAATTATGCTCATTAACGATGAATATGAGGTGGAATGGGCGAATCAGTTTTTAGCTTCTTGCTTTGGGGAACAGACGCTCGTAGGCCGGTCGCTATACGATCTTGCCGATTCGTTAATCCCTTTAATAAAGCAGGAGCAAACAAACGAAGAAATCATCAGCATTCGCGAAAGGTATTTTAAAGTCATTGTAAGACGCGAGGAAAGGCTTCTTTACTTTTTCGATGTGACGGAGCAAGTAGAATTGCAGAAGCAATATGAGGCAGAACGGTTAGTATTGGCGGTTATTTTCCTTGATAATTATGACGAGATTACACAAGGAATGGATGACCAGGCAAAAAGCCAGATGAACAGTCATGTGACGTCCATTTTGAACCAATGGGCGCATGATTATGGAATATTTTTGAAGCGGACGTCGTCTGATCGGTTTATTGCTGTCTTAAATGAACACATTCTTAAGCAGCTGGAAAAAAGCAAATTTTCCATTTTGGACGAAGTTCGCGAACAGACGATGAAATATAATGTCCAGTTAACGTTAAGTATTGGGATCGGCGCTGGTGTGTCATCTCTTCCGGAATTGGGAACGCTGGCGCAATCTAGTTTAGATTTAGCGCTGGGCCGCGGCGGCGACCAAGTTGCCATTAAGCAAGGCAACGGAAAAGTGAAATTTTATGGTGGAAAGACGAACCCGATGGAAAAACGAACAAGGGTCCGCGCCCGCGTCATTTCTCATGCGCTCAGGGAATTGATCGCGGAAAGCGACAAAGTGCTGATTATGGGGCATAAATATCCGGATATGGACGCGCTTGGAGCGGCGATCGGAATTTTAAAAGTAGTACAATTAAATCAAAAAGAAGGGTTTATCGTCATTGATACGGAACGGACAGATTCTGGAGCACAACGTTTAATTGAGGAATTGAAAAAGCATTCGGAGCTATGGTCAAGATTTATTAAGCCGGAACAAGGGCTTGAGTTGGTTACGGATGATACGTTACTTATTATCGTTGATACGCATCGTCCTTCATTAGTGATAGAAGAAAAATTATTATACCGTACCGATCATATTGTTGTGATTGATCATCACCGTCGCGGCGAAGAGTTTGTGAAGGACCCTATTCTTGTCTATATGGAGCCATATGCTTCCTCCACTTCTGAACTTGTCACAGAGCTGTTAGAGTATCAGCCAAAACGCATGAAACTGGCCATGCTGGAAGCGACAGCGCTTCTTGCGGGCATTGTTGTTGATACAAAAAGTTTTACGTTTCGAACAGGTTCGCGGACGTTTGATGCGGCTTCTTATTTGCGCGCCCAAGGCGCTGACACCATTTTAGTGCAAAAGCTGCTCAAGGAAAGTATCGCTAATTATGTAAAGCGGGCGAAAATCATTGAAAATGCGTCCATCGACGCGAAGGGGATCGCTATTGCTAAAGGCGATCCAAACGAAACGTACGATCAAGTTTTAATTGCGCAAACGGCTGATACGCTATTGACGCTAAGCGGGGTCGTTGCTTCCTTTGTCATTTCAAAGCGTGCTGATCAAACGATAGGCATTAGCGCCCGCTCATTAGGAGATATCAATGTTCAAGTCATTATGGAAAGCTTAGGAGGAGGTGGCCACTTAACCAATGCCGCCGCACAGCTTTCCGACGTCACGATCGAAGAGGCGGAACAGCGCCTGCAAGCGGCAATTAATGATTATTTAGAAGGAGGAAAAGAATCATGA